One window of Ammospiza nelsoni isolate bAmmNel1 chromosome 12, bAmmNel1.pri, whole genome shotgun sequence genomic DNA carries:
- the LOC132078804 gene encoding thyrotropin-releasing hormone receptor-like, with translation MDAGTMENGSASGNQSLGRMPRQPLELQVVTILLVLLICGVGIAGNAMVVLVVLRTKHMVTPTNCYLVSLAVADLIVLLAAGLPNISEVVASWVYGYAGCLCITYLQYLGINISAWSIAAFTVERYIAICHAIKAQLLCTVSRARRIIASLWLFTSLYCLMWFFLVDTTQVTFSDGAQVICGYRVSRNLYMPIYFLDFAVFYVIPLGLATVLYGLIARMLFVRPLPGAPQQQQHSSLGSVHLGSSLRLSCRGTRGALSSRRQVTKMLAVVVALFAVLWLPYRTLVVVNSFVDPPYLNTWFLLFCRLCIYLNSAINPIIYNLMSQKFRAAFRKLYKCQEKSAEHPAPCTTPVYYSAVKDCSHDSSEQNLTEQEDLSRLPAPAKKNKQILRA, from the exons ATGGATGCGGGCACGATGGAGAATGGCTCGGCCAGCGGCAACCAGAGCCTGGGCAGGATGCCCcggcagcccctggagctgcaggtggtcaccatcctgctggtgctgctcatcTGCGGCGTGGGCATCGCGGGCAACGccatggtggtgctggtggtgctgcGCACCAAGCACATGGTGACCCCCACCAACTGCTACCTGGTGAGCCTGGCCGTGGCCGACCTCATCGTGCTGCTGGCGGCCGGGCTACCCAACATCTCCGAAGTGGTGGCTTCTTGGGTGTACGGCTACGCCGGCTGCCTCTGCATCACCTACCTGCAGTACCTGGGCATCAACATCTCGGCCTGGTCCATCGCCGCCTTCACGGTGGAGCGGTACATCGCCATCTGCCACGCCATCAAGGCGCAGCTCCTGTGCACCGTGTCCCGCGCCCGCCGCATCATCGCCTCGCTGTGGCTCTTCACCTCCCTCTATTGCCTCATGTGGTTCTTCCTGGTGGACACCACCCAGGTCACCTTCTCGGACGGGGCGCAGGTCATCTGCGGCTACCGGGTTTCTAGAAACCTTTACATGCCCATTTACTTCTTGGATTTTGCCGTCTTCTATGTCATCCCGCTGGGGCTGGCCACTGTCCTGTACGGCCTCATTGCCCGCATGCTGTTCGTGAGACCCCTGCCCGGCgccccgcagcagcagcagcactcctcCCTGGGCTCCGTGCACCTGGGCAGCTCCCTCCGGCTCTCCTGCCGGGGCACCAGGGGCGCCCTGAGCTCCCGCAGGCAG GTGACCAAGATGCTGGCTGTGGTGGTGGCCCTCTTTGCCGTGCTGTGGCTGCCGTACCGCACGCTGGTGGTGGTGAACTCCTTCGTGGACCCTCCGTACCTCAACACCTggttcctcctcttctgccgcCTGTGCATCTACCTGAACAGCGCCATCAACCCCATCATCTACAACCTCATGTCACAGAAGTTCAGGGCTGCCTTCAGGAAGCTGTACAAGTGCCAGGAGAAGAGTGCAGAGCACCCTGCCCCCTGCACCACCCCGGTGTACTACAGTGCTGTGAAGGATTGTTCTCACGACAGCTCTGAGCAAAACCTCACCGAGCAGGAGGATCTGAGCAGGCTCCCTGCACCTGCAAAGAAGAATAAACAAATCCTGCGAGCCTGA